The Flavobacteriales bacterium genome contains the following window.
CAATGGTGGCCGCGCTCAACGGGGTCAAGTGCCAGGCATACCACAGCACACCGATGATGAGCGCACGCACCCAGATGCCGCCAACGCCCATGCCGCGCACTTCATCGAGCAGGTAGCCTCGCCAACCGAATTCCTCGAACACCACATAGCCCACGGACACCACACCGATGATGGCGCCATGGAGATGAGGGTCCAACACCGCTTCAGGGTCTTCGATACCGACCACGGCGAACAGGCCGACCGGTAACGCGGCCATCAGTAGGCTCCATTTTCGGGAACTGCCGAAGAGCGTCACGCGACGAGGAGGATGGAACAGCATGAGCACGGCCAACGCACCCAGCAGCGGACCGATGCCTTCCAACAGGTACTTCAATGGTGTCAAGCCCAGCGGGAGTTCGAGTGCCTTGAACCACGCAGGCACGTGGACCCTGAAGTACCAGGAGAGCGCGACCGCGATACCGAGGAAGAGGACCAGGCGCAGCAGCGCTGTGCGTTGAGACATCGAGCGAATGTAGCTGCTGTGCGCTTAGCGTCAGTAGCCCTCCTGTCGGTCTATCCGATTGCGTTCATGAGCAGGATCCGGGGATCAGCGTTCCCCGACTCCGACATCATTTCAATGTGCGAAGCGCGTGCAAGTGAGGTGAGCATGGTGGGCACGCGATCGCATCACGGGATATGGATCCGGCAGGAGATCGTACCGCTGGTGATGTCGCGAATGACCGCGCAGTCAGTGCTTCACGAAACGCAGATGCTTCCGGTCGGTACCCGCTCCGATCCGCATGATGTATATCCCATCCACACAGGCACCGAGTTCGATGAAGTTGGTTCCCCGCACAACGCGACCTGTCAACAAGGTCCTTCCTTGTGCATCGTGCAGCATCCACGGTCCGCCGTCATCGGTCACTTCTATGCGGAGCAGGTCCGTCGTCGGGTCCAGGTAGTGCGGATAAGTGACCGTGCTTTCATCGATCTCGCCGATGCCAATGGACGGGTCGGTGACGAACAGCAGGAATTGGCTGCTGAAGGCTACGCCTGCGGGTGGCAGCCCACCGAACTGGAAATCCAGCAGGGCCTTCCCGCTCATCACGAAATGGAAGTTGTCGATGGCAACGATGCGTTGACCGGTCATGCTGTTGTCCACTGAGGTGGGTATCAGTGTCCACTCCACATTGCCGGTGGCACCATCCAACCGAGCGGTAAGGGAACGCTGTGCGTTTCCACTGCCGGAAGCGGAACCCAGCTGGTAACTGGTGGCCCACATGGCGCCCAGGACGATGTCGCCATCAGGTGTCACGGCCAACCCATCGATGCGCGGTGATTGGGTCTGACTGAGGAACTGCACAGCCCAGTCCTCGTTGCCTTGATCGTCCCAGTTAACGATGAGGCCGTAGTTCGATGAGAACCCTGCGACTTGCTCGTAAGTCGTTCCCGCGAACTGCGTGGTTCCAGGCATGTAGCACGATAACGTTACGCGGCCGTCGTTCGAGATCGCCACGGCGTTCGGTAGTTCATTCTGCCCTGCTGTGGTGGACGATCCGAAGAAGGTACGGATGCCTTGCACGTTGCCTTCGCGATCCAGGATGATCACCGCCATTTCATCGAACGCACCAACGGTCTGGAACGGCACGTTGAGCAGTCCGACTTGACCGGCCCCGCCACCTTCCTTGGTGAGCACGGCGATCCATTCACCATCGGGGCTCACGGCCAACTGGCTCCGATCATTGGAGACCGCGCCGATCCCCAGGTTCGCGTTGCCTTCCACGCTCCAGGCCGGGACCGTGAAGGTGCTGTCGTACTGTTCTATTTTGAGTTTGTTGCCATCGGTCGCGTCGGTGTAGGCCATGAAGAGCGACGTGTCCGCGGCTGCCACGTTCCGGATCCCGGCGTATCTGCGCACCGAGCGTAGGGTTCCATCAGGGCGCAGTTGGATGACCATGTTGCCGGTGTTCGTGAGCGCGAGCGAGTCATCTTCCACTCGCAGGAAACCGCTGCCCAGCGTGCCCTGTGTACTGAGGTAAGCGTAGCCAACGCCGTCAACGGCCATGAATTCGATCCGTCCTACAGTGGGCGTGTTCCCACCGGTAACGGCGATACGCTTGTGGAAAAGCAGGTCGCCGGTAGGGCCGTGTTTGCAGAACAACACCTCTTCCGATGACGTGGGCAAGAGCATGTTGATCGACACGCCTTCGTACGTGTACGGCTGCTTGTAGCTTGTTGCGGAGTACACATTGCCGCTGCCATCCAACGCGGTGGATACGTAGGTCAGGCTGGCCCCCGGCGTATCATGCACGAGCAGGCGTTCGGCCACCTGGGCGTACATCAGGGACGGGAGCAACGCGGTGCATAAGAACAGGGTGCTTGTCCGTTTGCGACCAAGTTCGACCCGCCCCGGGGTGTTGTGGTTCAATTGCATGGGGCGAAACAACCAGGGTATCGCACAGGCTGCAATAGAACGTTGGTTGACGACCCGCCACGAACTGACCGCATCACCGCAACCGTTATACAGCACGTTTGCTAGGGTCGATCACGCTCCGGTCCGTGGCATCAGGGTAACGGTGTACCGATCCATGTCCTTCTCTGCCTCCGGCTCATGACCTCAACACGGGACTGAGCACCTCGCATTCGGGATCCACTCGTAAGTCCGGGTGGAAGGTGTGGCATCGCTCCGTTTCGTAGGACCCTGCCGAGCCACAACAGCTCGCCAACATATCCATCATCGTCGGTCGAGGTGCACCAGGAGGGTCGGGTCCGCCACGCCCACCGGCGCAAAAACGTAGCTGTGAAGAGAGTGTATTCCGGCAGGCTGCGCATCATCACAATACGTGCAAAGCCGGACCATTCCCGTAGGCTACACCCCATACCTTGTTCACCATGCGTAACCAGAACACTCCGCTGATCCTCGTACTTCTTCTTGGAGCAACGGCCTGCAACGGCCAAAGCAGCGAGCCAGTGCAGGGAACCGCTGCGCCGGGGAATGGCACACCCATCGCCGAATACGTGGTGGAGTCCTTCATCGATAGCAAAGGCATGCTGTGGTTCGGCACGATCGAACATGGTGCGGCGCGCTACGATGGAGAAGCGCTCACCTTCCTGAGCCCTGCCAACGGCAAAGGCGGCAATGTGGTGTCCAGCATCGCCGAGGACAAGGACGGTGATCTGTGGTTCGCAGGGCATGATGGTACCGGTCTGGTGCGCTATGATGGTGAGCGTTTCATCCAACTCTGGGAGCACGAGAGCGTGGTGAACACGGATCGGGAGGGAGCCATCTGGAGCAGCACGCGTGATAGTGTGTTCCGATACGATGGGCGAAGGATGGTCCCGTTCATGGTGCCGATGGACCGTTCAGCGATCATGCAATACGCGATCGTTCCGGGTCGGGCTTCAATGCGATTGCACGATAGCAAGGGCAACTACTGGTTCCGTACCGATGGCGCCGGTGCTTTCCGGTACGACGGGAAGACCTTCACCCAGTTCACCAAGAACGACGGGCTTTGCAGCAACACGGTCAACGACATCGAGGAGGATGATGCAGGCAATATCTGGTTCATCTGCATGCAGGCTTACCAACCTGGGATGACCCATGATGGCGGCCTGTGCATGTGGGATGGTTCGCGTTTCACGACGTTCGGCGACATGAAGGGTCTTCACCACAACGACCTCTACACGCTCTTCAAAGACCGTGCGGGCAGGCTGTGGATCGGTGCCACCGGGGTAGGGGCCTACCGGTATGATGGGAAGTCGTTCACCTTGTTCAACACCACCGACCGCCCTGACCTGAACGCGAGTTTCGGCTTGCAAGGCATGAGCGAAGATGTGCACGGCGTCCTGTGGTGCGGTTTCAGCGGTGGACTGTTCCGACTGGAGCCGGCGGAGGAGAATGCCAGCTTCCGGCATGTGCCGCGCGAAGGGCCATGGGAGTAGTGCATAGCGAGCACGTCAGCCTCCACGGGATCCAGAGGGACCGGTCGTCTCTACCACGATCAACTGGAATGCATGAGGCAGCCCGCTGATGCGCTCTAGCATCTGAGCGGTGTTCCCAGTGGATCGCAGCCTCAGATTGTACACCTGGGAGCTTGTCGCACCGCGTTCGCGCGCGATGCCGGAAGGTGGAAGGTGATGTTCGTGATCCAGCCGCCTTCAGTATCAAGGTCCGTGAAGCAACATCATGGATGAACGTCGCGACTTTCGGGTCGGTTTTCAATGCACGATGGATACATTCGTTCATCGAACATCATTGCCATGAAAGAACTCCACACTCTTCTTGTTGCGTCCATGGCCGCAGCGTGGCCCATCTGCACAAGCGCTCAACTGCCCCCCTACGTGCCACCGGACGACCTCGCCGGCTGGTGGCCGTTCAATGGCTATGCCAATGATGTGAGCGGGAATGACAACAACGGGACCGCCTATGGCGCCACGATCACCAACGATCGCTTCGGCGACCCTGGCAGCGCCTACGCCTTCAACGGCACGGATGCGTACATCGAGGTGCCCGACGCACCAGCGCTGCGGTTGAACAACGACTCGTACACCATTGCTTGGTGGGCGCTGGTGGACACCTACAATTCGCCCGCGACAGCATTCGTGGTGAAGCGAGG
Protein-coding sequences here:
- a CDS encoding CPBP family intramembrane metalloprotease; its protein translation is MSQRTALLRLVLFLGIAVALSWYFRVHVPAWFKALELPLGLTPLKYLLEGIGPLLGALAVLMLFHPPRRVTLFGSSRKWSLLMAALPVGLFAVVGIEDPEAVLDPHLHGAIIGVVSVGYVVFEEFGWRGYLLDEVRGMGVGGIWVRALIIGVLWYAWHLTPLSAATIGEHAVFLGMLIFGSWGFERITDTTGSVISVACFHLLGSLLSTNALIQDGMSGTSRMVIFGICLIAWIAMVSRWPGRERAANG